The Apium graveolens cultivar Ventura chromosome 6, ASM990537v1, whole genome shotgun sequence genome contains a region encoding:
- the LOC141668343 gene encoding uncharacterized protein LOC141668343 isoform X2: protein MEKGEPTFVPEWLKSNGSVTSSISTNHQQIAPSSLLSDDRATVKSTRNKSSIDIRDHNSGSSPVSDRTTSSYFRRNSTSNGSHLRSYSSLGRTNHDKGWDKDINDDRDNDKSKLGDHRHRNFSDPLGSNFSSRFEKDGLKRSQSSISGKYNEPWARNVSADLNSSNKSNFNNGSTNLGASSSVRKAAFDRDFPSLGADERQIIYDLRRVPSPVLSSNMQSLPVGYSAVTGEVGWTSALVEVPVKVGGNGTNKSSVSQEDLLSSDSGASNMTSGLNMAETLAQVSPHVQANPQFSVGSQRLEEIAIKQSKQLIPVTPPIPKALVLNFSEKSKTKVVQHQHQTPSINHSPRGTLVKSDMPKSLSLGKLQVLKPAREKNGISYPTKDSLSPPNASKVLNNPLTSAPSAGVAPPLRSPVKNPISVSSVVPTVLDKKPSAQFRSRNDFFNLVRKKSLTNSSSPVADSVSIMEKSDLEQPGEIEASAPLPPVKDSLLATQSEMVQCEMNGLISNRDACDMPKKSCDKAETRLSSDVILCSEEEEAAFLRSLGWDENAGEDEGLTEEEIREFYRDAIHQASAIF from the exons ATGGAAAAAGGTGAGCCTACATTTGTCCCTGAGTGGTTAAAGAGCAACGGAAGTGTAACCTCTTCTATTAGTACAAATCATCAGCAAATCGCACCATCCTCATTACTCTCAG ATGATCGTGCTACTGTAAAGTCGACAAGAAATAAGTCATCAATAGATATTAGGGATCATAATTCAGGAAGTTCACCTGTTTCTGATCGAACAACATCCTCTTACTTCCGTAGAAATTCTACTAGTAATGGTTCTCACTTGAGGTCTTACAGTAGTTTGGGTAGGACTAACCATGATAAGGGCTGGGATAAAGATATAAACGATGATCGTGATAACGATAAGTCAAAGTTAGGTGATCATAGGCATAGGAATTTTTCTGATCCTCTAGGGAGCAATTTTTCCAGTAGGTTTGAGAAGGATGGTTTAAAAAGATCACAATCTTCTATATCTGGCAAGTATAATGAGCCATGGGCGAGAAATGTATCAGCTGACCTAAACAGTTCCAATAAGAGCAACTTTAACAATGGAAGTACTAATCTTGGTGCTAGTAGCAGTGTGCGTAAAGCTGCATTTGACAGGGATTTTCCATCTCTTGGAGCTGATGAAAGACAAATAATTTATGACTTAAGAAGAGTCCCATCTCCAGTATTGAGTAGTAACATGCAAAGCTTACCAGTTGGATATTCAGCAGTGACTGGTGAGGTTGGGTGGACATCGGCCCTAGTGGAGGTACCTGTAAAAGTTGGAGGTAATGGCACCAATAAATCATCAGTTTCCCAAGAAGATCTTTTAAGTTCAGATTCTGGGGCATCAAACATGACAAGTGGCCTCAATATGGCCGAAACTTTGGCACAGGTCTCCCCTCATGTCCAGGCTAATCCTCAG TTTTCAGTTGGAAGTCAAAGGCTCGAAGAAATTGCTATTAAACAGTCGAAGCAACTGATTCCTGTTACTCCTCCCATTCCTAAAGCTTTG GTGTTGAATTTTTCAGAGAAGTCAAAAACTAAGGTCGTGCAGCATCAGCATCAGACCCCTTCAATTAATCACTCTCCTCGTGGAACACTGGTGAAATCTGATATGCCAAAGTCATTGAGTTTAGGAAAGCTTCAAGTCCTCAAACCAGCACGAGAAAAGAATGGCATTTCTTATCCAACGAAGGATAGCTTGAGCCCTCCAAATGCTAGTAAAGTACTAAATAACCCACTGACTTCCGCTCCTTCAGCTGGTGTAGCTCCTCCCTTGAGAAGTCCAGTCAAGAACCCAATATCTGTGAGTTCTGTGGTCCCCACTGTGTTGGATAAGAAACCTTCAGCTCAATTTCGTAGCCGAAATGATTTCTTTAATCTTGTGAGAAAGAAATCTTTGACAAATTCTTCTTCACCTGTTGCTGATTCTGTCTCTATTATGGAAAAATCTGATCTGGAGCAGCCTGGTGAAATTGAAGCGTCTGCTCCACTTCCTCCAGTGAAAGATTCTCTATTAGCAACTCAGTCTGAAATGGTCCAGTGTGAGATGAATGGCTTGATCAGTAACAGAGACGCATGTGATATGCCAAAAAAATCTTGTGACAAGGCAGAGACTCGTTTAAGCTCTGATGTCATTCTATGTTCAGAGGAGGAAGAGGCTGCGTTTTTGCGTTCACTTGGGTGGGATGAAAATGCTGGAGAGGATGAAGGCCTTACTGAGGAAGAGATTAGGGAATTCTACAGAGATGCAA TACATCAAGCCTCGGCCATCTTCTGA
- the LOC141668343 gene encoding uncharacterized protein LOC141668343 isoform X1 encodes MEKGEPTFVPEWLKSNGSVTSSISTNHQQIAPSSLLSDDRATVKSTRNKSSIDIRDHNSGSSPVSDRTTSSYFRRNSTSNGSHLRSYSSLGRTNHDKGWDKDINDDRDNDKSKLGDHRHRNFSDPLGSNFSSRFEKDGLKRSQSSISGKYNEPWARNVSADLNSSNKSNFNNGSTNLGASSSVRKAAFDRDFPSLGADERQIIYDLRRVPSPVLSSNMQSLPVGYSAVTGEVGWTSALVEVPVKVGGNGTNKSSVSQEDLLSSDSGASNMTSGLNMAETLAQVSPHVQANPQFSVGSQRLEEIAIKQSKQLIPVTPPIPKALVLNFSEKSKTKVVQHQHQTPSINHSPRGTLVKSDMPKSLSLGKLQVLKPAREKNGISYPTKDSLSPPNASKVLNNPLTSAPSAGVAPPLRSPVKNPISVSSVVPTVLDKKPSAQFRSRNDFFNLVRKKSLTNSSSPVADSVSIMEKSDLEQPGEIEASAPLPPVKDSLLATQSEMVQCEMNGLISNRDACDMPKKSCDKAETRLSSDVILCSEEEEAAFLRSLGWDENAGEDEGLTEEEIREFYRDASKYIKPRPSSDNSS; translated from the exons ATGGAAAAAGGTGAGCCTACATTTGTCCCTGAGTGGTTAAAGAGCAACGGAAGTGTAACCTCTTCTATTAGTACAAATCATCAGCAAATCGCACCATCCTCATTACTCTCAG ATGATCGTGCTACTGTAAAGTCGACAAGAAATAAGTCATCAATAGATATTAGGGATCATAATTCAGGAAGTTCACCTGTTTCTGATCGAACAACATCCTCTTACTTCCGTAGAAATTCTACTAGTAATGGTTCTCACTTGAGGTCTTACAGTAGTTTGGGTAGGACTAACCATGATAAGGGCTGGGATAAAGATATAAACGATGATCGTGATAACGATAAGTCAAAGTTAGGTGATCATAGGCATAGGAATTTTTCTGATCCTCTAGGGAGCAATTTTTCCAGTAGGTTTGAGAAGGATGGTTTAAAAAGATCACAATCTTCTATATCTGGCAAGTATAATGAGCCATGGGCGAGAAATGTATCAGCTGACCTAAACAGTTCCAATAAGAGCAACTTTAACAATGGAAGTACTAATCTTGGTGCTAGTAGCAGTGTGCGTAAAGCTGCATTTGACAGGGATTTTCCATCTCTTGGAGCTGATGAAAGACAAATAATTTATGACTTAAGAAGAGTCCCATCTCCAGTATTGAGTAGTAACATGCAAAGCTTACCAGTTGGATATTCAGCAGTGACTGGTGAGGTTGGGTGGACATCGGCCCTAGTGGAGGTACCTGTAAAAGTTGGAGGTAATGGCACCAATAAATCATCAGTTTCCCAAGAAGATCTTTTAAGTTCAGATTCTGGGGCATCAAACATGACAAGTGGCCTCAATATGGCCGAAACTTTGGCACAGGTCTCCCCTCATGTCCAGGCTAATCCTCAG TTTTCAGTTGGAAGTCAAAGGCTCGAAGAAATTGCTATTAAACAGTCGAAGCAACTGATTCCTGTTACTCCTCCCATTCCTAAAGCTTTG GTGTTGAATTTTTCAGAGAAGTCAAAAACTAAGGTCGTGCAGCATCAGCATCAGACCCCTTCAATTAATCACTCTCCTCGTGGAACACTGGTGAAATCTGATATGCCAAAGTCATTGAGTTTAGGAAAGCTTCAAGTCCTCAAACCAGCACGAGAAAAGAATGGCATTTCTTATCCAACGAAGGATAGCTTGAGCCCTCCAAATGCTAGTAAAGTACTAAATAACCCACTGACTTCCGCTCCTTCAGCTGGTGTAGCTCCTCCCTTGAGAAGTCCAGTCAAGAACCCAATATCTGTGAGTTCTGTGGTCCCCACTGTGTTGGATAAGAAACCTTCAGCTCAATTTCGTAGCCGAAATGATTTCTTTAATCTTGTGAGAAAGAAATCTTTGACAAATTCTTCTTCACCTGTTGCTGATTCTGTCTCTATTATGGAAAAATCTGATCTGGAGCAGCCTGGTGAAATTGAAGCGTCTGCTCCACTTCCTCCAGTGAAAGATTCTCTATTAGCAACTCAGTCTGAAATGGTCCAGTGTGAGATGAATGGCTTGATCAGTAACAGAGACGCATGTGATATGCCAAAAAAATCTTGTGACAAGGCAGAGACTCGTTTAAGCTCTGATGTCATTCTATGTTCAGAGGAGGAAGAGGCTGCGTTTTTGCGTTCACTTGGGTGGGATGAAAATGCTGGAGAGGATGAAGGCCTTACTGAGGAAGAGATTAGGGAATTCTACAGAGATGCAAGTAAG TACATCAAGCCTCGGCCATCTTCTGACAATTCTTCatga